From the genome of Elusimicrobiota bacterium, one region includes:
- a CDS encoding addiction module antidote protein — protein MRKYRTHDDYLTHSLKNPKEAALYLNAAAEENDPALLLEALAQVARAHGVTHMAKRVSLSRMGLYKTLSKKGNPEFKTFVGILKASGLQLAFKPMPQPARHYPLYKNN, from the coding sequence ATGAGAAAATACCGAACCCATGATGATTACCTCACGCATTCACTGAAGAATCCGAAGGAAGCGGCGCTCTATTTGAATGCCGCCGCGGAGGAGAACGACCCTGCTCTTCTGCTGGAGGCGCTCGCTCAAGTGGCCCGGGCCCATGGGGTCACTCATATGGCCAAACGCGTTTCCCTTTCGCGAATGGGGTTGTATAAAACCCTTTCCAAAAAAGGAAACCCCGAATTCAAAACATTTGTCGGAATTCTCAAAGCCTCAGGACTTCAACTAGCCTTCAAGCCCATGCCCCAGCCGGCTAGACATTATCCCCTTTATAAAAATAATTAG
- the mgtA gene encoding magnesium-translocating P-type ATPase, protein MSLKILERIPLPAFLRPKEEDKPSAGSANGRLTREFAEICTLPPEAALTRLGASDRGLDPSEIEKRRAQAGLNEIARRKKLGFIGEIFQRCKNPLVIQLLVIASVSYFMGDLRSATVVGGMIVLSVFLAYFQETRSNLAVEKLRAMVQTTCTAWRSGKEVEIPMNELVPGDVVVLTAGSIIPADLRLLSTKDFFVSQSALTGESMPVEKQATLTATAAGGDFDLANACFQGSNVLSGSARGLVINTGNRTYLGSISQKVSAQHVLTSFDKGINSFTWLMIRFMVVMVAVVFVIIGVTKHNWMDALLFGLAIAVGLTPEMLPMIVTVNLSKGALAMSRKKVIVKRLNSIQNFGAMDILCTDKTGTLTQDRIVLERHVDVTNRESDDVLRYAYMNSYYQTGLRNLLDNAILSHSDLDVERSCRKVDEIPFDFSRRRMSVIIDYEGDHVLICKGAVEEIFSVCDRYQVDDEIYPLIDILKHDLLEEYQGLSTEGYRVLAIAYREYPQTKETFSSVDEADLVLLGYIAFFDPPKESAAKALQVLQNSGVSPKILTGDNDLVSQKVCQDVGLKMEGLVTGNELLNLSDEELTRVAEKTTVFARLSPSQKEQIIRALQRGGHVVGFLGDGINDAPAMKTADVGISVDTAVDVAKESADIILLEKNLLVLEDGIIEGRKVFGNIIKYVKMGASSNFGNMFSMLGGSLFLPFLPMAPIQVLVNNLLYDFSQVGIPTDRVDDEYLLKPRKWNIGSITKFMIFIGPMSSIFDYTTYFLMLFFFGCWRFKLPATSPEMKTYYASLFHTGWFVESLLTQTLIVHMIRTQRIPFFQSRPSAGLLVTTLAVMSAAVYLPYSPVAGTLGFVRLPPVFWAWMALTLFLYCGLTHTVKTWFYSRYGAD, encoded by the coding sequence ATGAGCTTGAAAATTCTCGAGAGAATTCCATTGCCGGCTTTTCTTCGTCCGAAGGAGGAGGATAAGCCCTCGGCCGGAAGCGCGAACGGGCGGCTGACCCGAGAGTTCGCGGAGATTTGTACGCTGCCGCCTGAAGCGGCTCTGACGCGGCTCGGGGCCAGTGACCGGGGCTTGGACCCTTCGGAGATTGAAAAACGCCGCGCCCAGGCCGGTCTCAATGAAATCGCCCGGCGCAAAAAACTGGGCTTCATCGGCGAGATTTTCCAGCGCTGCAAGAACCCGCTCGTCATCCAGCTTCTGGTGATCGCCTCCGTCTCCTATTTTATGGGAGACCTGCGGTCCGCCACCGTCGTCGGCGGCATGATTGTGCTCAGCGTTTTTCTGGCGTACTTCCAGGAAACGCGGTCCAACCTGGCCGTCGAGAAACTGCGCGCCATGGTCCAGACCACTTGCACCGCCTGGCGCTCAGGCAAAGAAGTGGAAATCCCCATGAACGAGCTGGTTCCCGGCGATGTCGTGGTCCTGACAGCGGGATCCATTATTCCGGCGGACCTGCGGCTGCTCAGCACCAAAGATTTCTTTGTCAGCCAGTCCGCCTTGACCGGCGAATCCATGCCGGTGGAAAAACAAGCCACTCTCACCGCCACTGCCGCCGGAGGCGATTTTGATCTGGCCAACGCCTGCTTTCAGGGAAGCAACGTTCTGAGCGGTTCGGCCCGTGGGCTAGTCATCAACACGGGGAACCGAACCTATCTCGGATCGATTTCCCAGAAGGTTTCCGCCCAGCATGTCCTGACCAGCTTCGACAAAGGCATCAATTCGTTTACGTGGCTCATGATCCGTTTCATGGTCGTGATGGTAGCGGTCGTTTTTGTCATTATCGGCGTGACCAAACACAATTGGATGGACGCGCTGCTCTTTGGACTGGCGATCGCCGTCGGGCTGACGCCGGAAATGCTCCCGATGATCGTCACCGTGAATCTCTCCAAGGGCGCGCTGGCCATGTCGCGCAAAAAAGTGATCGTCAAGCGCTTGAACTCCATTCAAAACTTCGGCGCCATGGACATTTTGTGCACGGACAAAACCGGCACGCTCACGCAGGACCGCATCGTGCTCGAACGTCACGTCGATGTGACCAACCGCGAAAGCGACGACGTGCTGCGCTACGCGTACATGAACAGTTATTACCAGACCGGCCTGCGCAACTTGCTCGACAACGCGATCCTGTCGCACTCGGACCTCGATGTGGAGCGGAGCTGCCGCAAAGTCGACGAAATTCCCTTTGATTTTTCCAGGCGCCGCATGTCGGTGATTATCGACTACGAAGGCGACCACGTGCTGATCTGCAAAGGAGCGGTGGAGGAGATTTTCAGTGTCTGCGACCGCTACCAGGTCGACGACGAAATTTACCCGCTGATCGACATCCTGAAGCATGACCTGCTTGAAGAGTATCAGGGGTTAAGCACGGAAGGCTACCGCGTGCTGGCCATCGCCTACCGGGAATACCCGCAGACCAAGGAAACTTTTTCATCCGTCGATGAAGCGGATCTGGTCCTTCTGGGCTACATCGCGTTCTTCGATCCACCCAAGGAGTCGGCGGCCAAGGCGCTGCAAGTCCTGCAGAATTCCGGTGTCAGCCCCAAGATCTTGACCGGCGACAATGATCTGGTCAGCCAGAAGGTTTGCCAAGATGTGGGCTTGAAGATGGAAGGATTGGTCACCGGCAATGAATTGTTAAACCTCTCGGACGAAGAGCTCACGCGCGTCGCCGAGAAAACAACGGTTTTTGCGCGGCTTTCGCCCAGTCAGAAGGAGCAGATCATCCGGGCCCTGCAGCGCGGTGGGCATGTGGTCGGATTTCTCGGCGACGGCATTAATGACGCCCCGGCCATGAAAACAGCGGATGTCGGCATCTCGGTCGACACAGCGGTGGATGTGGCCAAGGAATCGGCGGACATTATCCTGCTCGAAAAGAACCTACTGGTACTTGAAGACGGCATCATCGAAGGACGCAAGGTTTTCGGCAACATCATCAAATACGTCAAGATGGGCGCCAGCTCCAATTTCGGGAATATGTTCAGCATGCTCGGCGGAAGCCTTTTTCTGCCCTTTCTCCCGATGGCGCCGATCCAAGTGCTCGTCAACAACCTCCTGTACGACTTTTCACAGGTTGGGATCCCCACCGACCGTGTCGACGACGAATATCTCCTGAAGCCGCGTAAGTGGAACATTGGCAGCATCACGAAATTCATGATTTTCATCGGCCCGATGAGCTCCATTTTCGATTACACCACGTATTTTTTGATGCTCTTCTTTTTCGGATGCTGGCGTTTCAAACTGCCGGCCACCTCTCCGGAAATGAAAACGTACTACGCGAGTTTGTTCCACACCGGCTGGTTTGTCGAGTCGCTTCTGACCCAGACGCTTATCGTGCACATGATCCGCACCCAGCGCATTCCTTTTTTCCAGAGCCGTCCCAGTGCCGGGCTTTTAGTGACCACGCTCGCAGTCATGTCGGCCGCCGTCTACCTGCCTTACTCTCCTGTAGCCGGAACATTAGGATTTGTGCGATTGCCGCCTGTTTTCTGGGCCTGGATGGCCCTCACTCTCTTCCTGTATTGCGGCTTGACTCACACCGTCAAGACTTGGTTTTATTCACGTTATGGAGCTGACTAA
- a CDS encoding type II toxin-antitoxin system RelE/ParE family toxin, producing the protein MTKRKSAIYKTAWGDEPYTGYVDALRDRQGAAKIRIRVTRAEMGNLGDHRAVGQGVVELRIHYGPGYRVYAALCGDEVIVLSCAGDKGSQDKDIAKAHAYWEDYRRNL; encoded by the coding sequence ATGACGAAGAGAAAATCAGCCATATATAAGACCGCGTGGGGTGACGAACCATACACTGGCTACGTGGATGCTCTCCGGGACCGTCAGGGTGCAGCTAAAATCAGGATTCGTGTCACACGCGCTGAAATGGGCAACCTCGGCGATCATCGGGCCGTCGGCCAGGGAGTTGTCGAGTTAAGGATTCATTATGGCCCCGGCTATCGTGTCTATGCAGCTCTTTGCGGGGATGAGGTCATCGTCTTGTCATGTGCTGGGGATAAAGGATCTCAGGACAAAGATATTGCTAAGGCTCATGCGTACTGGGAGGATTACCGAAGGAACTTATGA
- a CDS encoding PTS sugar transporter subunit IIA: MKSLLNALKDGRLVELPDNDKEKSLRYLAHLIEAVPELGGNLSLDEDVMARENSANTGIGLGVACPHVRAAGNGELLCAVGWSPSGIDYGSKDGKKVHLVVMYYIPDSDKNTYLKEISALASAIKKEGSIQSIAKAEDIASVREELLNWVSAAIDAGIPETKARMVRLEARQAAVAVGADVSASPSALSIIPVTIVTLPGQPPIILCQDTALASDLEKQENLELLIRQRGQFSHGSYQLVFRSSLPYTQGRALSEFLAVKKTS; this comes from the coding sequence ATGAAGAGTTTGCTTAACGCATTAAAAGACGGACGCCTGGTGGAACTGCCGGACAACGACAAAGAAAAATCTCTGCGTTATCTGGCTCACTTGATCGAAGCGGTCCCGGAACTGGGGGGGAATCTCAGTCTCGATGAAGACGTGATGGCCCGTGAAAATTCGGCCAATACCGGTATCGGTCTTGGGGTCGCCTGCCCCCACGTGCGAGCGGCCGGCAATGGCGAGCTTCTCTGCGCGGTCGGGTGGAGCCCGTCGGGAATCGACTACGGCTCCAAGGACGGCAAAAAGGTTCACCTCGTGGTGATGTATTACATCCCGGACTCGGACAAGAACACCTACTTAAAAGAAATTTCCGCGCTGGCCAGCGCCATCAAGAAAGAAGGCAGCATCCAGTCGATCGCCAAAGCCGAAGATATCGCTTCGGTGCGTGAGGAGCTTTTGAACTGGGTCTCTGCCGCCATCGACGCCGGGATCCCTGAAACCAAAGCGCGCATGGTCCGCCTGGAAGCGCGCCAGGCGGCGGTCGCCGTCGGCGCCGACGTCTCCGCGTCCCCTTCCGCTTTATCGATCATTCCGGTGACCATCGTGACGCTGCCGGGCCAGCCGCCCATTATTTTGTGCCAGGACACCGCGCTTGCCTCCGACCTTGAAAAACAGGAAAACCTTGAACTGTTGATCCGGCAGCGGGGCCAGTTCAGTCACGGGTCGTATCAACTGGTCTTCCGATCGTCCCTGCCGTATACGCAGGGACGGGCCCTCTCCGAGTTTCTCGCCGTTAAGAAAACCTCTTAA